Proteins encoded within one genomic window of Methanosarcina barkeri str. Wiesmoor:
- a CDS encoding DUF3160 domain-containing protein, which yields MKYGTKLIAIRLVLLIIIVSLFTGGCLDQSSGLNGKNGTETTKEVNNESLPNLYNDVQEKTVTTEDVDNNQSSSTGRLKTEAVDLSNFEAGNSSLAGNYRLEAVDIELKTPSYKLPLKKEEISNYGNFSGKISLNESDLKLLENNGFVVIKDPYNPGEEDITSMYSSLQEEEIPVFITTDSLLHLYHIQFDETLRLIEEREFYDTLWKTDLSLLNASIEKYNNASVDEQEAARRNAAYFSVALSLLQPKPEQIQKEDDYDSDYMSLFPEDTAKQYQFETPDFVKKEVEAELALIDAHKGFAVSPIFQYEEDYSQYVPRGHYTRTQQLENYFKAFMWHGRMIMLLKGELIKSKDPEKDARIQTIQASLIASELQKEPELLKNWNRIYEVTAFYVGFSDDLGPYEYMEALDSVFGSEKREFNETTVNELKTKLAEYEGPKIYGGTGNCVLEPPFTSAQADECLENTTGFRFMGQRFIPDSYVFSNLVGAYTGKYTGIGEYTGENKTPFTMVISEAGPIRGFPRGLDVMALLGSERAVYWLDELDDSNYENYSAQYSNLEKEFSNFNAADWNRNLYWSWLYSLQPLLKDYGTGYPTFMQTNAWQDKELSTSLASWTELRHDTILYAKQSETMVGSAAPGEPEEKPAVGYVEPVPDFYARLLALTKMTKQGLSEMEVLNPYSESKLASLEEILAKLQNISEKELENKELTNEEYEFIQTFGDQLEGTNGVDDDVKKTTVVADVHTDGNTGDVLEEGAGYVDMLVVAYKLPDGRILLGAGPVMSHYEFKQPMSERLTDEKWQEMLEANPPERPEWSATYIS from the coding sequence ATGAAGTACGGAACCAAGCTAATTGCAATTCGTTTAGTTCTTTTAATCATTATAGTCTCTCTTTTTACAGGAGGATGTCTGGATCAAAGTTCCGGTTTAAACGGAAAGAACGGCACCGAAACAACCAAAGAAGTGAACAACGAAAGTTTACCGAATCTCTATAACGATGTTCAAGAAAAGACTGTAACGACAGAGGATGTAGACAATAACCAAAGCTCTTCAACTGGTCGGCTGAAAACCGAGGCAGTAGACCTTTCCAATTTTGAAGCCGGAAATTCGTCTCTTGCGGGAAACTACAGACTTGAAGCTGTTGATATCGAGTTAAAAACGCCTTCTTATAAATTACCTCTTAAGAAAGAGGAAATCTCCAATTATGGAAATTTTTCCGGTAAAATATCTCTGAACGAGTCTGATCTTAAGCTTCTGGAGAACAATGGCTTTGTCGTAATAAAGGATCCTTACAACCCTGGAGAAGAAGATATAACTTCAATGTATTCTTCCCTCCAAGAAGAAGAGATTCCTGTTTTTATTACTACGGATTCCCTGCTGCATCTTTACCACATTCAGTTTGATGAAACTCTTAGACTGATAGAAGAAAGGGAATTTTACGATACTCTCTGGAAGACAGACCTTTCTCTGCTAAATGCCTCTATCGAGAAGTATAACAACGCTTCTGTAGACGAACAGGAAGCTGCACGAAGAAATGCAGCCTACTTTTCAGTTGCTTTGAGTCTTCTCCAGCCGAAACCTGAGCAGATACAGAAAGAAGATGACTACGATTCTGATTATATGTCCCTTTTCCCTGAGGATACAGCAAAACAGTACCAGTTCGAAACTCCCGACTTTGTAAAAAAAGAAGTTGAAGCCGAACTCGCTTTGATAGACGCTCACAAAGGCTTTGCTGTTTCTCCAATTTTCCAGTATGAGGAAGATTATTCTCAATATGTACCGCGAGGCCACTACACTCGCACCCAGCAATTAGAAAACTATTTCAAGGCTTTTATGTGGCACGGGAGAATGATCATGCTCTTGAAAGGTGAATTGATCAAATCCAAAGACCCTGAAAAGGATGCTCGCATCCAGACTATCCAGGCCAGTTTAATTGCTTCTGAACTCCAAAAAGAGCCTGAACTCCTTAAAAACTGGAATCGGATCTATGAGGTTACAGCTTTTTACGTAGGTTTTTCCGATGACCTTGGACCATATGAGTATATGGAAGCTCTTGATTCGGTTTTTGGCAGCGAGAAGAGGGAATTTAACGAAACAACAGTCAACGAACTCAAAACCAAACTTGCCGAATACGAAGGTCCAAAGATCTACGGAGGTACAGGAAACTGTGTTCTGGAGCCGCCCTTTACTTCTGCGCAGGCTGATGAATGCCTCGAAAATACTACGGGATTCCGCTTTATGGGGCAGCGTTTTATTCCGGATTCTTATGTATTCTCAAACCTGGTTGGAGCATATACGGGAAAATATACAGGTATAGGGGAGTATACGGGTGAAAATAAGACTCCTTTTACGATGGTAATCTCTGAAGCCGGCCCTATTCGCGGTTTCCCACGTGGGCTTGATGTAATGGCTCTCTTGGGTTCGGAAAGAGCTGTTTACTGGCTCGACGAACTGGATGATTCAAACTATGAAAATTATAGTGCTCAATATTCAAATCTGGAGAAGGAATTCTCGAATTTCAACGCAGCTGACTGGAACAGAAACCTCTACTGGTCCTGGCTTTATTCCCTCCAACCCCTCCTGAAAGACTATGGTACAGGCTACCCGACTTTTATGCAGACCAACGCCTGGCAGGACAAGGAACTGAGCACGTCGCTGGCTTCCTGGACCGAACTCAGGCACGATACGATTCTCTATGCAAAACAGAGTGAAACCATGGTTGGTAGCGCAGCACCAGGTGAACCTGAAGAAAAGCCTGCTGTTGGCTATGTCGAACCAGTTCCGGATTTTTACGCCAGGCTGCTTGCCTTGACAAAGATGACAAAACAGGGTTTGAGTGAAATGGAAGTACTTAACCCCTATTCAGAGAGCAAACTTGCAAGCCTTGAAGAAATCTTAGCAAAACTTCAGAATATTTCGGAAAAGGAACTGGAAAATAAGGAATTGACAAACGAAGAATACGAGTTCATCCAGACTTTTGGTGACCAGCTTGAAGGTACAAATGGAGTCGATGATGATGTTAAGAAAACTACAGTAGTCGCTGATGTTCATACCGACGGAAACACGGGAGACGTGCTAGAAGAAGGAGCCGGGTATGTTGACATGCTGGTAGTTGCATATAAGCTTCCGGATGGCAGGATACTTCTAGGAGCCGGGCCTGTGATGAGCCATTACGAGTTTAAGCAGCCCATGTCTGAACGCCTGACCGATGAAAAATGGCAAGAAATGCTTGAGGCAAATCCACCTGAGAGACCGGAGTGGTCTGCAACATACATTTCTTAA
- a CDS encoding DUF3160 domain-containing protein encodes MKNLTQTVVTLLIFLILLVSIFTGGCLEQSSGLNGKNGTETTEEVDNNSLPNLYNDVQVKNVMIEEVDRDGNTSTGHLKTEAVDLSNIEAENLSLAGNYRLDALDIELKSPQYELPLKESDIMNYEKFSQKFLTDETALEKLKENGFVVISNPYNSKEDDITAMYNSLENEGQLIFITSDTLLHLYHVQFDDSMSQIEQNKLYGLLWELDKSLLNASIEDYNRASGEEKEAARRNAAYFSVALSLLQPKEEQIKEITDPYGPEAGVYFDPSAKEKYQFEIPEFVKTDVEAELPLIKAHQGFELSPIFSYKEDYSQYLPRGHYTHSEILQNYFRAFMWHGRMSMLLKEKLIESEDPAKDARIQTIQAGLISSQLKDNPELLEKWDRIYEVTAFYVGISDDLGPYEYMEAMESVFGNGSKNFNATTVEELKVKLAGYRSPEIYGGTGSGAHDLILTAEQADELLEDTKGFRFIGQRFIPDSYIFSRLTGPYTKEYTGNQEYVPFTYIASEYGNNRGFPRGLDAMALLGSGRAVYWLDELNDSSYKNYSLRYGELDSEFSNFSAADWNRNLYWSWLYSLQPLLKDYGSGYPTFMQTNAWKDKELSTSLASWTELRHDTILYSKQLYGIATSLPVFGDNPVGYVEPVPEYYNRLLALTRMTEDGLEELDVLDEDTGRRFESLESVLERLIEISEKELENEELTEEDKVYISKFGEMILMSASVDEEARKTTLVADVYTEPNEGLVLEEGTGYVDMAIVAYKVPDGRIFLAAGPVMSYYEFKQPMPDRLTDEKWREMLEANPPKRSEWGLTYRA; translated from the coding sequence ATGAAGAACCTAACTCAGACAGTTGTAACTCTTTTGATATTCCTTATTCTTCTGGTTTCCATTTTTACAGGAGGATGCCTGGAGCAAAGTTCCGGGTTAAACGGAAAGAACGGAACTGAAACGACAGAAGAAGTGGACAATAACAGTTTACCGAACCTCTATAATGATGTTCAAGTAAAGAATGTAATGATAGAAGAAGTGGACCGTGATGGAAATACTTCAACGGGCCATCTGAAAACCGAAGCAGTAGACCTTTCCAATATTGAGGCCGAGAATTTATCGCTTGCAGGGAATTACAGGCTTGACGCTCTTGACATAGAACTAAAATCTCCCCAGTACGAACTTCCCCTGAAAGAATCCGATATTATGAATTATGAAAAGTTTTCTCAAAAGTTTCTGACCGATGAAACAGCTCTGGAGAAGTTGAAAGAAAATGGGTTTGTGGTTATTTCCAACCCTTACAATTCGAAAGAAGATGACATTACTGCTATGTATAACAGCCTTGAAAACGAAGGGCAGTTGATATTCATAACTTCAGATACGCTTCTCCACCTTTACCACGTCCAGTTTGATGACAGCATGAGCCAGATCGAGCAAAATAAGTTATATGGACTTTTGTGGGAACTTGATAAATCCTTGCTTAATGCATCTATAGAGGATTATAATAGAGCTTCAGGAGAAGAAAAGGAAGCTGCAAGAAGAAATGCAGCCTACTTTTCAGTTGCTTTGAGCCTGCTCCAGCCCAAAGAGGAACAAATAAAGGAGATAACGGATCCTTACGGTCCTGAGGCAGGAGTATACTTTGACCCTTCAGCAAAGGAAAAATATCAGTTTGAGATTCCTGAGTTTGTAAAAACAGATGTTGAAGCAGAACTTCCCCTGATTAAAGCTCACCAGGGCTTTGAACTTTCTCCGATTTTCAGTTATAAGGAAGATTATTCCCAGTACTTGCCGCGAGGTCACTATACTCACTCCGAAATACTGCAAAACTATTTCAGGGCGTTTATGTGGCACGGCAGAATGAGCATGCTGCTGAAGGAGAAATTGATCGAATCGGAAGATCCTGCAAAAGATGCCCGCATCCAGACTATCCAGGCAGGACTGATAAGTTCCCAGCTTAAAGACAATCCTGAGCTCCTCGAAAAATGGGACCGGATCTACGAGGTTACAGCTTTTTATGTGGGCATCTCTGATGATCTCGGACCTTACGAATATATGGAAGCAATGGAATCGGTGTTTGGAAATGGGTCAAAGAACTTTAACGCAACAACAGTGGAAGAACTGAAAGTAAAGCTTGCCGGATATCGGAGCCCTGAGATTTATGGCGGTACTGGAAGTGGAGCCCACGATCTTATTCTAACAGCTGAACAGGCCGATGAACTCCTTGAGGATACGAAAGGTTTCAGGTTCATAGGGCAGCGTTTTATCCCTGACTCTTATATTTTCTCCAGGCTTACTGGCCCCTATACAAAAGAGTACACTGGAAATCAGGAGTATGTGCCGTTTACCTATATAGCTTCCGAATACGGGAACAACAGGGGCTTCCCTCGCGGGCTTGATGCGATGGCTCTCCTGGGCTCGGGAAGGGCTGTTTACTGGCTTGACGAACTGAATGATTCAAGTTATAAAAATTACAGTCTCAGGTACGGAGAACTGGATTCGGAGTTTTCGAACTTCAGCGCAGCCGACTGGAACAGAAACCTCTACTGGTCCTGGCTTTATTCCCTTCAGCCCCTCCTGAAAGACTACGGTTCAGGCTACCCGACTTTTATGCAGACCAACGCCTGGAAGGACAAGGAACTGAGTACATCGCTGGCTTCCTGGACTGAACTCAGGCACGATACGATTCTTTATTCAAAACAGCTCTATGGAATTGCGACATCTCTTCCTGTGTTTGGGGACAACCCCGTGGGATATGTGGAACCTGTACCTGAATATTATAACAGGCTGTTAGCCCTTACCAGGATGACTGAAGATGGGCTTGAGGAACTGGATGTGCTTGATGAAGATACAGGAAGAAGATTTGAAAGCCTTGAGAGCGTGCTGGAAAGGCTTATCGAGATTTCCGAAAAGGAACTTGAAAACGAGGAACTGACAGAGGAAGATAAAGTTTACATCTCCAAGTTTGGAGAAATGATTCTAATGAGTGCAAGTGTTGACGAAGAGGCAAGGAAAACTACCCTTGTTGCAGATGTTTACACTGAACCAAATGAGGGACTCGTACTTGAGGAAGGAACAGGATACGTGGATATGGCGATTGTGGCTTACAAGGTTCCTGACGGCAGGATTTTCCTGGCTGCAGGGCCTGTTATGAGCTATTACGAGTTCAAGCAACCTATGCCCGATCGCTTGACCGATGAAAAATGGAGAGAAATGCTTGAGGCAAACCCACCGAAAAGGTCAGAGTGGGGTTTGACATACAGGGCTTAA
- a CDS encoding homocitrate synthase family protein, with amino-acid sequence MSESEQYSRNKLMDFIEYRPLDVEICDVTLRDGEQTPGVVFTKEQKLAMASELDSMGVEVIEAGFPVVSANEKETVKEIANQGFDSRICCLSRAVKGDVDAALECDVDIVSIFIAMSDMHLKYKYHRSLEEMLGCAKETIEYATDHGLKVRFAAEDASRTPIDRLKQAFKEVENEYKVQYVSLADTIGILNPTTTHYLVSEIFKEVNTSICIHCHDDLGMATANTLAAAEAGAKQLHTTVNAIGERAGNASLEEVIVALRVQYGIDRYDTTKLTSLSKMVSEYSGITPSVNKAVVGQNAFTHESGIHVAAILEEPRTYELFLPEMVGGQRNLVVGKHTGTKALKGIINSIGFCLEREELCALIEKVKVCTEEKHKSISRDQLERLITQVRQESKTTEQEEEKFSI; translated from the coding sequence ATGTCAGAGAGCGAGCAGTATTCCAGAAACAAACTTATGGATTTTATCGAATATCGCCCCCTAGATGTCGAAATCTGTGACGTGACCCTACGTGATGGGGAACAGACTCCAGGCGTTGTGTTCACAAAGGAACAGAAGCTGGCAATGGCCAGTGAACTTGATTCTATGGGTGTCGAGGTTATAGAAGCCGGATTTCCGGTAGTTTCCGCAAATGAAAAGGAAACCGTTAAGGAAATTGCAAATCAGGGCTTTGATTCAAGGATCTGCTGCCTCTCAAGAGCAGTAAAAGGGGACGTGGACGCTGCACTTGAATGTGATGTCGATATTGTGAGTATTTTTATTGCAATGTCAGACATGCACCTCAAATACAAGTACCATCGAAGCCTTGAGGAAATGCTTGGCTGTGCCAAGGAAACCATTGAATACGCTACCGATCACGGGTTAAAAGTACGTTTTGCAGCCGAGGACGCTAGTCGGACCCCGATTGACCGCCTGAAACAGGCTTTCAAGGAAGTCGAAAACGAATATAAGGTGCAGTACGTAAGCCTTGCAGATACGATCGGTATCCTTAACCCTACAACGACACATTATCTTGTTAGCGAAATTTTCAAGGAAGTTAATACCTCAATCTGTATCCATTGCCATGATGACCTAGGAATGGCCACCGCAAATACCCTTGCAGCTGCCGAAGCCGGGGCAAAACAGCTCCATACCACAGTTAATGCAATCGGGGAACGTGCAGGAAATGCTTCCCTTGAAGAAGTAATAGTAGCCCTCAGGGTGCAGTACGGCATTGACCGCTATGACACCACGAAGCTAACCTCCCTTTCTAAAATGGTCTCGGAATATTCAGGCATCACACCCTCGGTAAATAAAGCTGTTGTCGGGCAAAATGCCTTTACCCATGAATCAGGAATCCACGTTGCAGCAATCCTGGAAGAACCGCGTACTTATGAACTCTTCCTCCCGGAAATGGTTGGCGGGCAGCGCAACCTTGTCGTAGGAAAGCACACCGGCACAAAAGCCTTAAAAGGCATTATTAATAGCATAGGTTTCTGCCTTGAGCGGGAGGAACTCTGCGCCTTGATCGAGAAAGTCAAGGTCTGCACCGAAGAAAAGCATAAAAGCATCTCACGGGATCAGCTCGAAAGGCTGATTACTCAGGTAAGGCAGGAAAGTAAAACAACAGAACAGGAAGAGGAGAAGTTTTCTATTTGA
- a CDS encoding NAD(+)/NADH kinase produces MAIKKIGISARCDRPEIIGKVREILAHFSSRVQIFVATPTAEVLGMEGTPVERMREEGVELIISVGGDGTVLRNIAKMKDPLPILGINMGTLGFLVDVEPEDALETIEEVLYGFSYSDRMRVDVFLNGEMLETATNEIAIMSAKPAKIIQFEVYVGDCLLDSMRADGVVFATPTGSTAYAMSAGGPIISPRVNAIVVVPVAPFKLSSRPWVIPSDSEITIRLSAPKKEAVIAIDGQKSYRIKLDDVVKLKKSRFPARFVRISDTCFYERVQRKLT; encoded by the coding sequence TTGGCGATAAAAAAAATAGGAATATCTGCGCGCTGCGACAGGCCTGAAATAATTGGAAAAGTAAGGGAGATTCTTGCTCATTTCAGTTCAAGGGTTCAAATTTTTGTCGCCACTCCCACGGCTGAGGTACTCGGAATGGAAGGTACTCCGGTTGAAAGAATGAGAGAAGAAGGAGTGGAACTCATTATCAGCGTAGGAGGGGATGGCACAGTCCTCCGAAATATTGCTAAGATGAAAGACCCTCTCCCCATACTTGGAATCAATATGGGTACGCTTGGCTTTCTTGTAGATGTTGAGCCCGAAGACGCCCTTGAAACCATAGAAGAGGTGCTTTATGGTTTTTCCTACAGCGACAGAATGCGAGTCGATGTTTTCCTTAACGGGGAAATGCTTGAGACTGCAACGAACGAGATTGCAATAATGTCTGCAAAGCCTGCGAAGATCATTCAGTTTGAGGTTTATGTCGGAGATTGCCTTCTTGACTCGATGCGTGCGGATGGTGTGGTTTTTGCAACCCCTACAGGCTCTACTGCCTATGCGATGAGCGCAGGCGGTCCTATTATAAGTCCAAGGGTAAATGCTATTGTGGTTGTTCCTGTCGCTCCTTTTAAACTCTCCTCAAGGCCCTGGGTCATCCCGTCAGACAGCGAAATCACTATAAGGCTATCGGCTCCAAAAAAAGAGGCGGTTATTGCAATTGATGGGCAGAAGTCCTACAGGATAAAACTCGATGATGTTGTCAAACTTAAGAAGTCCAGATTTCCTGCACGCTTTGTAAGAATTTCAGATACCTGTTTCTATGAAAGGGTCCAGAGAAAACTTACCTGA
- a CDS encoding bifunctional fructose-bisphosphatase/inositol-phosphate phosphatase — protein MNSTNSGFLKLSREAFKAASDSICDLAGTDAAGSFVCMGADGTPTTRIDLAAEDAIVEVLKEDGRSMRIISEELGERILGDSPEFSVVLDPLDGTYNSSVGIPFYSVSLAVSSHDLSDLRFGYVSNLALREEYYAEAGKGAYLNGKKIKSSVNSELNKLCVSVYGYRQNIERTRKIYSNVRRVRLFGSVALELCYVASGRLDAFVDVRNALRVTDVAAGQLILAEAGGLVTDGYGNSLRLPDNVTTRVEMVASNGHVHDKLLKLLFGG, from the coding sequence ATGAATTCAACAAATTCAGGATTTTTGAAGTTATCTCGAGAGGCCTTTAAAGCCGCATCAGATTCTATCTGTGATCTTGCAGGTACCGATGCTGCAGGCAGTTTTGTTTGTATGGGAGCTGACGGGACTCCGACGACCAGAATAGACCTCGCAGCAGAGGACGCTATCGTCGAAGTTCTTAAAGAAGACGGCAGGTCTATGAGGATTATCAGCGAGGAGCTTGGCGAACGTATTTTAGGGGATTCGCCTGAGTTTTCTGTTGTTCTAGACCCGCTTGATGGAACATATAATTCCTCAGTAGGGATTCCCTTTTACAGTGTTTCTTTAGCCGTTTCTTCTCACGACCTTTCAGACCTCAGGTTCGGGTATGTGAGTAACCTCGCGTTACGCGAGGAATACTATGCAGAAGCCGGAAAAGGGGCCTATCTTAACGGAAAAAAAATAAAATCTTCCGTTAATTCAGAGCTGAATAAATTGTGTGTCAGTGTTTATGGCTACCGGCAAAATATAGAAAGGACCCGAAAGATATACAGTAACGTCAGGAGGGTGAGATTATTCGGAAGTGTAGCTCTCGAGTTGTGTTATGTAGCTTCAGGCAGACTTGATGCTTTTGTTGACGTCCGAAATGCTTTGCGGGTAACTGACGTGGCCGCAGGGCAGCTGATTCTGGCCGAAGCAGGTGGGCTCGTTACAGACGGATACGGAAATTCCTTAAGACTTCCTGATAATGTTACCACAAGAGTGGAAATGGTTGCGTCCAATGGACACGTACATGATAAGCTTTTAAAATTACTCTTCGGAGGATAA
- a CDS encoding type II glyceraldehyde-3-phosphate dehydrogenase: protein MVKAKIAVNGYGTIGKRVADAVRAQDDMEVIGISKTKPNYEAAVAHQIGYDIYAPAANLEAFEKAGMPAAGTIEEMVEKADLVVDCTPGGIGEKNKPMYEKAGVKAIWQGGEDHSLAGFSFNAICNYEQAVGRDLVRVVSCNTTALCRAIYPIDKELGVKKARVVLARRATDPNDVKKGPINAIVPDPIKLPSHHGPDVKSVLPQINITSAALKIPTTLMHVHTVNMEVEKDCTVDDVKNIFGSQPRIRFVGQGMSSTAEIMEFARDMKRPRNDMWENCIWPESITVGDKELYFFQAVHQESIVVPENVDAIRAMMEFESDGAKSIEKTNKAIGLSKK from the coding sequence ATGGTTAAAGCAAAAATCGCAGTAAATGGTTACGGAACGATAGGAAAGAGAGTTGCAGACGCCGTAAGGGCTCAGGACGATATGGAAGTTATCGGAATTTCTAAAACAAAGCCGAACTATGAAGCTGCAGTGGCTCACCAGATAGGATATGACATATATGCCCCAGCTGCAAATCTCGAAGCTTTTGAGAAGGCAGGAATGCCCGCAGCCGGCACAATTGAAGAAATGGTTGAAAAGGCTGACCTGGTTGTAGATTGCACACCCGGAGGAATCGGTGAAAAAAATAAGCCTATGTATGAAAAGGCCGGGGTAAAAGCAATCTGGCAGGGCGGCGAAGATCATTCACTTGCAGGTTTTTCATTTAATGCGATTTGCAATTACGAGCAGGCTGTGGGCCGTGATCTGGTAAGGGTTGTCTCATGCAACACTACAGCACTTTGTAGAGCTATTTACCCGATAGACAAAGAATTGGGGGTAAAAAAGGCCAGGGTAGTTCTTGCAAGGCGGGCAACCGATCCTAACGATGTAAAGAAAGGACCAATTAATGCAATCGTACCCGACCCAATCAAGCTTCCGTCTCACCACGGGCCTGATGTAAAAAGTGTGCTTCCACAGATTAATATTACAAGTGCAGCCCTGAAGATCCCGACAACCCTGATGCACGTACACACCGTGAATATGGAAGTTGAGAAGGATTGCACTGTAGATGATGTTAAAAACATCTTTGGTTCCCAGCCAAGAATCCGCTTCGTGGGGCAGGGTATGTCGTCTACAGCGGAAATTATGGAATTTGCCAGGGATATGAAGCGCCCCAGAAACGATATGTGGGAGAACTGCATCTGGCCTGAATCAATAACTGTAGGGGATAAGGAGCTTTATTTCTTCCAGGCTGTACATCAAGAATCGATTGTCGTTCCGGAAAACGTGGACGCTATAAGGGCCATGATGGAATTTGAAAGCGACGGTGCAAAGTCAATTGAAAAGACAAATAAGGCTATTGGCCTGTCTAAAAAGTAA
- a CDS encoding CooT family nickel-binding protein translates to MCELNVFLLRGDERERVMDSVARILVEGNSIQLTGILGDQMTVEGSIREVNFSRGEALILAN, encoded by the coding sequence ATGTGTGAACTCAATGTGTTCTTGCTTCGTGGAGATGAGCGTGAGAGAGTTATGGATTCCGTAGCAAGGATCCTGGTTGAAGGCAACTCAATCCAGCTTACTGGAATTCTAGGAGATCAGATGACTGTCGAAGGCTCAATTAGGGAAGTTAACTTCTCACGGGGAGAAGCCCTTATCCTTGCAAATTAA
- a CDS encoding DUF89 domain-containing protein, translating to MKMNPRCTYCLLSRVHFQSKLSTDDEDLISKTIKECLKVVTKNYSPDVVSASVATKVHRKCYEVLGDNDPYAVTKKLINQAALKVLPVAKEKIYENSPDNGELFKRAVLASVIANYFDFGIMGFDASEDKFEAAFQKYFEQGLDVDDTPKMLGLMQDVVYIADNCGEILFDILVFDIIKKLGGKITLVVRGGPILTDVTLEEIKEFEIDKKVDRVLTTGSNAVGVLIEEAPAELIQAMKDATLIISKGMANYETLSEHNFGPIAYMLLTKCECVAEDLGLEPGLSIAKLMNYP from the coding sequence ATGAAGATGAACCCACGCTGTACCTATTGCCTGCTTTCAAGAGTACATTTTCAGTCTAAGCTTTCTACTGATGATGAAGACCTAATAAGCAAGACCATTAAGGAATGCCTTAAAGTTGTGACCAAAAACTACAGCCCCGACGTGGTATCTGCTTCCGTAGCCACCAAAGTTCACAGAAAATGCTATGAGGTTCTGGGAGACAATGACCCTTATGCGGTAACAAAGAAACTTATCAACCAGGCTGCGCTGAAAGTCCTGCCCGTAGCGAAAGAAAAGATTTATGAAAATTCTCCTGATAATGGGGAACTTTTCAAGCGTGCAGTACTGGCATCCGTGATTGCGAATTACTTTGATTTCGGAATTATGGGTTTTGATGCCAGTGAAGACAAATTTGAGGCTGCTTTTCAGAAATACTTCGAACAAGGACTTGATGTTGATGACACTCCCAAAATGCTCGGGCTCATGCAGGACGTTGTTTACATTGCCGACAATTGCGGAGAAATTCTCTTTGATATACTTGTTTTTGATATCATCAAAAAACTCGGTGGAAAGATCACACTCGTAGTCCGGGGTGGACCCATTCTGACAGACGTGACCTTAGAAGAGATAAAAGAGTTTGAAATTGACAAAAAAGTCGATAGAGTCCTGACAACCGGTTCAAATGCCGTAGGTGTCCTGATTGAGGAAGCTCCAGCCGAACTGATTCAGGCAATGAAAGATGCGACTCTTATTATTAGCAAGGGCATGGCCAATTATGAAACTCTATCCGAACATAATTTTGGGCCTATTGCATACATGCTTCTTACTAAATGTGAGTGTGTTGCTGAAGACCTGGGACTTGAACCGGGCTTATCCATTGCAAAACTAATGAACTATCCCTGA
- a CDS encoding DUF3147 family protein: MKLDFKDLTLRFVFGGTAVAACYVMLQIIPSKSFAGVFAAFPAVMVAAVIMAGHFGTSRQASDIALGASAGMIGCTICVLTAAFCMEYLNRWSLSIIIALLIWFFSSCLSTRLIQGFLGKMKEKRQQKTHY; encoded by the coding sequence ATGAAATTAGATTTCAAGGATCTTACTCTCAGGTTTGTCTTCGGGGGAACTGCTGTTGCTGCCTGCTACGTCATGCTGCAAATAATCCCTTCTAAATCTTTTGCGGGGGTGTTTGCCGCTTTTCCAGCTGTTATGGTAGCTGCCGTGATAATGGCAGGACATTTTGGAACCTCTAGGCAAGCTTCTGACATTGCCCTCGGAGCTAGTGCAGGGATGATAGGTTGCACTATATGTGTGCTCACTGCTGCTTTCTGTATGGAGTACCTTAACAGGTGGAGCCTTTCAATTATTATTGCTCTTTTAATCTGGTTTTTCAGCTCATGCTTATCAACCAGGCTGATCCAGGGTTTCTTGGGAAAAATGAAAGAAAAAAGACAGCAAAAAACACACTATTGA